In Siniperca chuatsi isolate FFG_IHB_CAS linkage group LG20, ASM2008510v1, whole genome shotgun sequence, the following proteins share a genomic window:
- the map2k4b gene encoding dual specificity mitogen-activated protein kinase kinase 4b isoform X4 has protein sequence MATPSPDSNSTSSSNSIVGSTSHHFHQQTQSSSMQGKRKALKLNFANPPVKPASRLPLNPTPPSFQNPHIERLRTHSIESSGKLKISPEQHCDFTAEDLRDLGEIGRGAYGSVNKMVHKPTGQIMAVKRIRSTVDEKEQKQLLMDLDVVMRSSDCPYIVQFYGALFREGDCWICMELMSTSLDKFYKYVYCALDDVIPEEILGKITLATVKALNHLKENLKIIHRDIKPSNILMDRRGNIKLCDFGISGQLVDSIAKTRDAGCRPYMAPERIDPSASRQGYDVRSDVWSLGITLYELATGRFPYPKWNSVFDQLTQVVKGEPPQLSNSEERQFSPKFINFVNLCLTKDESKRPKYKELLKHPFILMYEERFVDVASYVCRILDQIPASPVSPMYVD, from the exons GTAAACGTAAAGCCCTGAAGCTGAATTTCGCCAACCCTCCAGTGAAACCAGCCTCCAGGCTCCCACTCAATCCAACGCCTCCCTCTTTCCAGAACCCTCACAT AGAGCGTCTGCGGACGCACAGCATCGAGTCGTCGGGGAAGCTGAAGATCTCTCCGGAGCAGCATTGTGACTTCACAGCGGAGGATCTGAGAGACCTCGGGGAGATTGGTCGAGGGGCGTATGGCTCCGTCAACAAGATGGTCCACAAACCCACGGGCCAGATCATGGCTGTCAAG AGGATTCGCTCCACTGTGGATGAGAAGGAGCAGAAGCAGCTGCTGATGGATCTTGACGTGGTGATGAGGAGTAGTGACTGTCCCTACATTGTTCAGTTCTACGGCGCTCTCTTCAGAGAG GGGGACTGTTGGATTTGTATGGAACTTATGTCTACCTCATTAGACAAATTCTACAAATATGTATATTGTGCATTAGATGACGTCATTCCAGAGGAAATATTAGGCAAAATAACATTAGCG ACCGTTAAAGCACTGAACCACTTAAAAGAAAACTTGAAAATAATTCACAGAG ACATCAAACCTTCCAACATTCTAATGGACCGAAGGGGTAATATCAAGCTGTGTGATTTCGGCATCAGCGGTCAGCTGGTGGACTCCATAGCCAAGACCAGAGATGCAGGCTGCAGGCCTTACATGGCG cctgAAAGGATAGACCCCAGTGCTTCCAGACAAGGCTATGATGTCCGGTCTGATGTGTGGAGCTTGGGAATCACCCTG TACGAGCTGGCCACAGGAAGGTTTCCTTACCCCAAGTGGAATAGTGTTTTTGATCAGCTGACACAAGTGGTGAAAGGTGAGCCTCCCCAGCTCAGCAACTCAGAGGAGAGGCAGTTCTCCCCCAAGTTCATCAACTTTGTTAACCTATG CCTTACAAAGGATGAATCAAAAAGGCCAAAGTACAAGGAGCTCCTG AAACATCCCTTCATTCTGATGTATGAAGAGCGCTTCGTGGACGTCGCAAGTTACGTATGTCGCATCCTGGATCAGATCCCTGCCTCTCCCGTCTCCCCAATGTATGTGGACTGA
- the map2k4b gene encoding dual specificity mitogen-activated protein kinase kinase 4b isoform X3 yields the protein MATPSPDSNSTSSSNSIVGSTSHHFHQQTQSSSMQGFQISLSGVSQSKRKALKLNFANPPVKPASRLPLNPTPPSFQNPHIERLRTHSIESSGKLKISPEQHCDFTAEDLRDLGEIGRGAYGSVNKMVHKPTGQIMAVKRIRSTVDEKEQKQLLMDLDVVMRSSDCPYIVQFYGALFREGDCWICMELMSTSLDKFYKYVYCALDDVIPEEILGKITLATVKALNHLKENLKIIHRDIKPSNILMDRRGNIKLCDFGISGQLVDSIAKTRDAGCRPYMAPERIDPSASRQGYDVRSDVWSLGITLYELATGRFPYPKWNSVFDQLTQVVKGEPPQLSNSEERQFSPKFINFVNLCLTKDESKRPKYKELLKHPFILMYEERFVDVASYVCRILDQIPASPVSPMYVD from the exons GGTTTCAGATAAGCCTGTCTGGAGTGTCCCAAA GTAAACGTAAAGCCCTGAAGCTGAATTTCGCCAACCCTCCAGTGAAACCAGCCTCCAGGCTCCCACTCAATCCAACGCCTCCCTCTTTCCAGAACCCTCACAT AGAGCGTCTGCGGACGCACAGCATCGAGTCGTCGGGGAAGCTGAAGATCTCTCCGGAGCAGCATTGTGACTTCACAGCGGAGGATCTGAGAGACCTCGGGGAGATTGGTCGAGGGGCGTATGGCTCCGTCAACAAGATGGTCCACAAACCCACGGGCCAGATCATGGCTGTCAAG AGGATTCGCTCCACTGTGGATGAGAAGGAGCAGAAGCAGCTGCTGATGGATCTTGACGTGGTGATGAGGAGTAGTGACTGTCCCTACATTGTTCAGTTCTACGGCGCTCTCTTCAGAGAG GGGGACTGTTGGATTTGTATGGAACTTATGTCTACCTCATTAGACAAATTCTACAAATATGTATATTGTGCATTAGATGACGTCATTCCAGAGGAAATATTAGGCAAAATAACATTAGCG ACCGTTAAAGCACTGAACCACTTAAAAGAAAACTTGAAAATAATTCACAGAG ACATCAAACCTTCCAACATTCTAATGGACCGAAGGGGTAATATCAAGCTGTGTGATTTCGGCATCAGCGGTCAGCTGGTGGACTCCATAGCCAAGACCAGAGATGCAGGCTGCAGGCCTTACATGGCG cctgAAAGGATAGACCCCAGTGCTTCCAGACAAGGCTATGATGTCCGGTCTGATGTGTGGAGCTTGGGAATCACCCTG TACGAGCTGGCCACAGGAAGGTTTCCTTACCCCAAGTGGAATAGTGTTTTTGATCAGCTGACACAAGTGGTGAAAGGTGAGCCTCCCCAGCTCAGCAACTCAGAGGAGAGGCAGTTCTCCCCCAAGTTCATCAACTTTGTTAACCTATG CCTTACAAAGGATGAATCAAAAAGGCCAAAGTACAAGGAGCTCCTG AAACATCCCTTCATTCTGATGTATGAAGAGCGCTTCGTGGACGTCGCAAGTTACGTATGTCGCATCCTGGATCAGATCCCTGCCTCTCCCGTCTCCCCAATGTATGTGGACTGA